The Deinococcota bacterium genome contains the following window.
AGGACCGCCCTCGAGGCCTCGATGGTTCTCAGCCCGGTGTAGTAAAGCAGGTAGGCCAGGTAGGTCGAGAAGACCGCCAGCAGGGCCAAGAGCCCCCAGGCGCTCGCGCTCTTGGGGCTGAAAGCCACCAGCGGCAAGAGGCTCAAGGCGCCCAAGGGCAGGACCACGGCGTAGATGGCGACGGGCGCGTAGCGCTGAAGCGCCCACTTGCCGAAGAGGTAGTAGCTCGAGTAGGAGAGGCCGGCGGCGAGGCCCCAGAAGAGCGAGAGGGGAGAGACTCGCACCCCTTCGCCGCCGCCCAGGGACACGAGCGCGACGCCACAGAGGGTCATCGCCACCAGGCCGAGCTTGCGCGCGGTCATCGTTTCGCGCAGCAGCCCCCAGGCGAGCAGCGCGACAAAGGCCGGCGCGGTGTAGAGCAAGATGGTCGCTAGGGTGATGCCGCCCGCCGCCACGGCCAGGGCGAAGGAGGCGTAAAAGACCGTCACCCCGACGAGGCTGAAGAGGGCGAAGCCAAGGAGGTCGCGGCCGCTCTTGGGCAAGCCTTCTCGAGCCAAAGCCGCGTGAAGCGCGAAGAGAGCGCCCGCGATGGCCGCGCGCCAGAAGGCCTGCTCGAGCGGGGCGACGCCCATCTCGAGCAGGCCTCTGGAAAAGGCGCCGATGAGACCCCAGAGGAGGGCGGCGGCAAAGACGAGCACGTAGGCGTTCACGCCCCAGTCTATCCGCCGGCAGGTCTACCGCGAGGCTGGCGCAGCGCCACGTCTTTCCAGAAGGCGACGCGCCGGCGATCGGAGATCCTTGCCGCTTTCCTTAGAGAGCCTTCAGCCCCTAAACCCTCTCTTCACTGCGGTCAGTAGCAGGTGGCGGTTCAAACGAAAGGGCCGATATCTCATCACGCCACGCTTGAGTCATCTCTACCTCGACAGCGGCAAGAGAGGACTCGAGCTGCTCCACGTCCCTCGCCCCGAT
Protein-coding sequences here:
- a CDS encoding DMT family transporter; protein product: MNAYVLVFAAALLWGLIGAFSRGLLEMGVAPLEQAFWRAAIAGALFALHAALAREGLPKSGRDLLGFALFSLVGVTVFYASFALAVAAGGITLATILLYTAPAFVALLAWGLLRETMTARKLGLVAMTLCGVALVSLGGGEGVRVSPLSLFWGLAAGLSYSSYYLFGKWALQRYAPVAIYAVVLPLGALSLLPLVAFSPKSASAWGLLALLAVFSTYLAYLLYYTGLRTIEASRAVLVASVEPAFAALLAALIFGERFGALGLVGAGLVLLAAVLASLPAREAPEQEAKRAGP